A stretch of Amycolatopsis balhimycina FH 1894 DNA encodes these proteins:
- a CDS encoding SAM-dependent methyltransferase, which translates to MTKDPEAPEGVDLERPNAARIYDWFLGGNANWAIDRQFGEQAVKTFPMIKTVARVGRDFLGRGVRYLARNGVDQFLDLGSGVPTVGNVHEVAAEVNPDARCVYVDNEQVAVAHSQILLEREGVADRHAVLHGDLRDPADIWKRALDTGVLDQNRPIGLIMVGVLYFLGEDEPVAEIIQKYLSLLPSGSYFLSSHLTSDGMAAMADAESRESIMKQYDRSSTPLHLRTRAEFTSFFEGLELVEPGIVYLPEWHPEEIESRATKKLANDPAFVGHLCGLGRKR; encoded by the coding sequence ATGACGAAGGATCCCGAAGCGCCTGAAGGCGTCGACCTCGAGCGGCCGAACGCGGCCCGCATCTACGACTGGTTCCTCGGCGGCAACGCCAACTGGGCCATCGACCGGCAGTTCGGCGAGCAGGCCGTCAAGACGTTCCCGATGATCAAGACGGTCGCCCGCGTCGGCCGGGACTTCCTCGGCCGCGGCGTCCGGTACCTGGCGCGCAACGGCGTCGACCAGTTCCTCGACCTCGGATCGGGCGTCCCGACGGTCGGGAACGTCCACGAGGTCGCGGCGGAGGTGAACCCGGACGCGCGGTGCGTGTACGTCGACAACGAGCAGGTGGCGGTGGCCCACTCACAGATCCTGCTGGAACGCGAAGGCGTTGCGGACCGGCACGCGGTGCTGCACGGCGACCTGCGCGACCCGGCCGACATCTGGAAGCGCGCGCTCGACACCGGAGTGCTCGACCAGAACCGCCCGATCGGCCTGATCATGGTCGGCGTCCTGTACTTCCTCGGCGAGGACGAGCCGGTGGCCGAGATCATCCAGAAGTACCTGTCGCTGCTGCCGTCCGGCTCGTACTTCCTGTCCTCGCACCTGACGAGCGACGGCATGGCGGCGATGGCCGACGCGGAGAGCCGCGAGTCGATCATGAAGCAGTACGACCGGTCCAGCACCCCGCTCCACCTGCGGACGCGCGCGGAGTTCACGTCGTTCTTCGAAGGACTGGAGCTGGTGGAGCCGGGCATCGTGTACCTCCCGGAGTGGCACCCGGAGGAGATCGAGTCGAGGGCCACGAAGAAGCTCGCGAACGACCCGGCGTTCGTCGGGCACCTGTGCGGCCTCGGCCGCAAACGGTGA
- a CDS encoding class I SAM-dependent DNA methyltransferase — translation MTAAYDTAAYDTVAVQYAEFVREVWDDHPLDRAAWTAFADSVRGRGPVADLGCGPGHLTAHLRSLGLDVFGVDVSPAMIELARAAEPSLRFEVGSMAALDLPDASLAGILSWYSVIHTPPAEVPGFFAEFTRTLAPGGHVLLGCFEADGGPVTAFDHKVTTAYRWPLDELASMAAAAGLIETGRMYRQPAEGERPFSQGRLFLRKP, via the coding sequence GTGACGGCCGCCTACGACACGGCCGCCTATGACACGGTCGCGGTCCAGTACGCCGAGTTCGTCCGCGAGGTCTGGGACGACCACCCCCTGGACCGCGCCGCGTGGACGGCGTTCGCGGATTCCGTGCGCGGCCGCGGCCCGGTCGCCGACCTCGGCTGCGGCCCCGGCCATCTCACCGCGCACCTGCGGTCACTGGGCCTCGACGTGTTCGGCGTCGACGTGTCCCCGGCGATGATCGAGCTGGCTCGCGCGGCGGAGCCTTCGCTGCGGTTCGAGGTCGGTTCCATGGCGGCGCTGGACCTTCCCGACGCGTCGCTCGCCGGGATCCTGTCGTGGTACTCGGTGATCCACACGCCGCCGGCGGAGGTGCCGGGCTTCTTCGCCGAGTTCACCCGGACGTTGGCCCCGGGCGGTCACGTTCTGTTGGGCTGCTTCGAGGCCGACGGCGGGCCGGTGACGGCGTTCGATCACAAGGTCACGACGGCCTACCGCTGGCCGCTGGACGAACTGGCGTCGATGGCGGCCGCGGCCGGCCTCATCGAAACCGGGCGGATGTACCGGCAGCCCGCCGAAGGGGAGCGTCCCTTCAGCCAGGGCCGCCTCTTCCTGCGCAAACCGTAG
- a CDS encoding DUF397 domain-containing protein, which translates to MADYPSFADYDPNTAVSLFQEAAWEKSFASEPNGGSCVEVNLGREGMIGVRDTKLASSPVFVFDTAEWEAFLVAVKAGQFDLPA; encoded by the coding sequence ATGGCGGATTATCCGTCGTTCGCGGATTACGATCCGAACACGGCCGTGTCCCTGTTCCAAGAGGCCGCCTGGGAGAAGTCGTTCGCCAGCGAGCCCAACGGCGGCAGCTGCGTCGAGGTCAACCTGGGTCGCGAAGGGATGATCGGGGTCCGGGACACCAAGCTCGCGAGCAGCCCGGTCTTCGTGTTCGACACCGCCGAGTGGGAAGCGTTCCTGGTCGCCGTGAAGGCGGGGCAGTTCGACCTGCCCGCCTGA
- a CDS encoding FixH family protein codes for MKRPSVLIAVVALVVAAGVAWLIWGGGNAKPTAQQAVSGPYTVQFSADEPRIGGNTFTLGVTGPAPDAVTVAPVMAPMGHAFAPVPAAPDGPGRFRVADVGLPMAGQWEITVSLRGPGGPAQVVFPLLVK; via the coding sequence ATGAAACGCCCGAGCGTGCTGATCGCCGTGGTCGCGCTGGTCGTCGCGGCCGGGGTGGCGTGGCTGATCTGGGGCGGCGGCAACGCCAAACCCACTGCGCAGCAAGCGGTTTCGGGGCCGTACACCGTCCAGTTCTCCGCGGACGAGCCGCGCATCGGCGGCAACACGTTCACGCTCGGCGTCACCGGGCCCGCGCCCGACGCCGTCACGGTCGCGCCGGTCATGGCTCCGATGGGGCACGCGTTCGCGCCGGTGCCCGCCGCGCCGGACGGGCCCGGCCGCTTCCGCGTCGCGGACGTCGGGCTGCCGATGGCCGGGCAGTGGGAGATCACCGTGTCACTGCGCGGCCCCGGCGGGCCCGCCCAAGTCGTTTTTCCGTTGCTGGTCAAGTAG
- a CDS encoding alpha/beta fold hydrolase has product MNRLESMATVNGIRMHYLTAGDGPPLFLLHGWPQTSHCWHKVIGSLAETHTVIAPDLRGYGRTDKPKGGYDKRTMAADVAALAGHLGFARTAVAGHDRGGRVAHRWALDRPDQVERLAVLDIAPTRAMWQRLDTGVAKACWHWLFHLQPDLPELLAGQNIAAYLGYFFERWTYQRHALDANAVTEYVRAFSQPGALRAGFDDYRASFPDDAELDDADYEAGKRVTQPLLALWGANGLLGTLPALEIWQEYADDVTGAALAECGHFLPEEQPDEVVAHLRKFLCP; this is encoded by the coding sequence ATGAACCGGTTAGAAAGCATGGCCACGGTCAACGGGATCCGGATGCACTACCTCACCGCCGGGGACGGCCCGCCGCTGTTCCTGCTGCACGGCTGGCCGCAGACGTCGCACTGCTGGCACAAGGTCATCGGGTCCCTCGCCGAGACGCACACCGTGATCGCCCCCGACCTGCGTGGCTACGGCCGCACCGACAAACCGAAGGGCGGCTACGACAAGCGCACGATGGCCGCCGACGTCGCCGCGCTGGCCGGACACCTCGGGTTCGCCAGGACAGCCGTGGCCGGGCACGACCGCGGTGGCCGGGTCGCCCACCGCTGGGCCCTCGATCGCCCGGACCAGGTCGAACGCCTCGCCGTACTCGACATCGCCCCGACCCGCGCGATGTGGCAACGGCTCGACACCGGCGTCGCGAAGGCGTGCTGGCACTGGCTCTTCCACCTCCAGCCCGACCTCCCCGAACTGCTCGCCGGCCAGAACATCGCCGCCTACCTCGGCTACTTCTTCGAGCGCTGGACCTATCAACGTCACGCCCTCGACGCGAACGCCGTCACCGAGTACGTCCGCGCCTTCTCCCAGCCCGGAGCGCTCAGGGCCGGCTTCGACGACTACCGCGCCTCCTTCCCGGACGACGCCGAGCTCGACGACGCCGACTACGAAGCCGGGAAGCGCGTCACCCAGCCACTCCTCGCGCTGTGGGGCGCGAACGGCCTGCTCGGCACGCTCCCGGCGCTCGAAATCTGGCAGGAGTACGCGGACGACGTCACCGGCGCCGCCCTCGCCGAATGCGGCCACTTCCTGCCCGAGGAACAGCCGGACGAAGTCGTCGCGCACCTGAGGAAGTTCCTCTGCCCCTGA
- a CDS encoding CGNR zinc finger domain-containing protein gives MEWAFDGGRPCLDLVNTLRSRYADGVELLTGPDALAEWLSLAGFTAGPVPVTAGNVLAAKALREAIDRVLLPPEEPAKMDVDLVNNAAAAAPAPSPRLVLTDGVLRREIPAPKDPVAAAFAVLAADAIDLATSDAEVRICAADDCGMRFCDASPRRNRQWCSMARCGNRAKARAHYARTIGREPRPGEAR, from the coding sequence ATGGAGTGGGCCTTCGACGGCGGACGGCCGTGCCTCGACCTGGTCAACACGCTGCGCTCCCGGTACGCCGACGGCGTCGAGCTGCTGACCGGGCCCGACGCGCTGGCCGAGTGGCTTTCGCTTGCCGGGTTCACCGCGGGTCCGGTGCCGGTGACGGCGGGGAACGTACTCGCGGCGAAGGCGCTGCGAGAGGCGATCGACCGCGTGCTGCTGCCGCCCGAGGAGCCGGCGAAGATGGACGTCGACCTGGTCAACAACGCGGCGGCCGCGGCACCGGCGCCCTCGCCGCGCCTGGTACTGACCGACGGCGTGCTCAGGCGCGAGATCCCGGCCCCGAAGGACCCGGTGGCGGCGGCGTTCGCCGTCCTGGCAGCGGACGCGATCGACCTGGCGACGAGCGACGCGGAGGTGCGGATCTGCGCGGCGGACGACTGCGGGATGAGGTTCTGCGACGCCTCCCCGCGGCGGAACCGCCAGTGGTGCTCGATGGCGCGGTGCGGGAACCGTGCGAAGGCCCGGGCGCACTACGCGCGCACGATCGGCCGCGAGCCACGGCCCGGCGAGGCTCGCTAG
- a CDS encoding TetR/AcrR family transcriptional regulator, translated as MAGAASRDKVVSTREAILRGALTVVGEHGVGGLTNRRIVAAAGVSLGTLTYHFPSQTALLREAMLLFVEDETAKLGAIVDGYRADGLSVEQAASLVEHVIAQLPFGADELGAHELYLQSARDPELHEASSRCFAAYDELAVTILEALDVPQARRLAGPVVALIAGLQLRRLATGETDTPVAEPLMMLLRGA; from the coding sequence GTGGCCGGAGCGGCATCCCGCGACAAGGTGGTGAGCACGCGGGAAGCCATCCTGCGCGGCGCGCTGACGGTCGTCGGCGAGCACGGCGTCGGCGGCCTGACGAACCGCCGGATCGTCGCCGCGGCCGGCGTCTCGCTCGGCACACTGACCTACCACTTCCCCAGCCAGACCGCGTTGCTGCGCGAAGCGATGCTGTTGTTCGTCGAGGACGAGACGGCGAAGCTCGGCGCGATCGTCGACGGCTACCGCGCAGACGGCTTGAGCGTGGAGCAGGCGGCTTCGCTCGTGGAGCACGTGATCGCGCAGCTGCCGTTCGGCGCCGACGAGCTCGGCGCGCACGAGCTGTACCTCCAGTCCGCGCGGGATCCCGAGCTGCACGAGGCTTCTTCGCGCTGCTTCGCGGCGTACGACGAACTGGCCGTGACGATCCTCGAAGCCCTGGACGTGCCGCAGGCGCGGCGGCTGGCCGGTCCGGTGGTCGCGCTGATCGCCGGGCTGCAGCTGCGGCGGCTGGCCACCGGCGAGACCGACACCCCGGTGGCCGAACCGCTGATGATGCTGCTGCGCGGAGCCTGA